AAGCATCGCCTTGAGCGCCCCGTAAGTCGCCGCGCCCTCCGGACAGGCGAAGACCCCGTCTTCCCGCGCGAGTTCCCGCATGTCGCCGAGAATCGCACCGTCCGTCACGCTGTAGGCGGTTCCGCCGCTCTCGCGCACGGCGCGGAGGATGAGGTAGTCACCGATCGCCTCGGGCACCCGGAGCCCCGCGGCGATCGTTTGCGCGTCGCGCCACGGCTCCGCCTTCTCCTTCCCTTCCTGGTAGGCGCGCACCATCGGCGCGCACCCCGCGGCCTGCACGACGATCATGCGCGGCCGCTGCGGACCGATCCAGCCGAGCGCTTCCATCTCCGCGAACGCCTTCCACATGCCGACGATCCCCGTTCCCCCGCCGGTGGGATAGATGATCACGTCCGGCAGCCGCCAGTCGAGCTGCTCCGCGAGCTCGTAGCCGAGCGTCTTCTTGCCCTCCACGCGGTACGGTTCGCGGAGGGTCGACATGTCGAACCACCCGCGTCCGCCGCCGGCCTGCCGCAGCACGCGGCCGGCGTCGGTAATGAGGCCGTGGATCAGATACGTGTGGGCGCCGTACGCGGCGCACTCCGCCTTGTTGGTCTGCGGCGCGTCCACCGGCATCACCAGGTAGAGATCGAGGTGGGCACGCGCGCAATAGGCCGCCGCCGCCGAGGCCGCGTTTCCCGCCGACGGCATCGCAATGGTCCGCACGCCGAGTTCCATCGCTCTGCTGATCGCCGCGGAGAGGCCGCGGGCCTTGAACGACCCGGTCGGATTGAGGCCTTCCTCCTTGCAGAACACGTGCCGGAGGCCGAGCTTCCGGCGGATTCCCGGCATGGGCAGGAGCGGCGTCATGCCCTCGCCGAGGGTCACGATGTTCGCCGGATCCCGCACGGGCATCAGCTCATGATATCGCCACATCGACGCCGGCCGCCCGCTCAGCGCGTCCCGGGAGAGCTCTCCCCGGGCGCGCTCCAGATCGTACCGCGGGTACAACACCTTGCCGCAGGCCGGGCACACCGTGTGCAGCTCGTCCGCGGAGTACGTGGCGCCGCAGGCCGTGCATTCGAGGTGATGCAGGTAATTCATGGATGCCCCCCTGACGCCTCCCGTCCTTCCCGGACAAGACGCCGTAGTCGATCCTTTGTACGCTTCGCGGAGAGAACGAAAAAGGCCCGCGCGATCCGCGGACCTTAAACAAGCCGTATTATACCATATTCCGGCCAAATGCGAAAGAGGCAGAATGAATCTATGGATGCCATAGAAACGGTTCGTTTGCAGGCATTTTTGCGACGGGTGCGGTTTCCCGTGGGATAGACCGGCTACCGGGTGAAGCCGCCGAGGTTGGCCGGCCGAATCCTCAGGCGGGCGCCCGTGCGATGAACTGCAGCCAGTACCGGGGCACTCCGCCGGTCAGTCCTGCGTCCCCCATCGCGGCCCGGACCGTGCGCTTGAGGGCGTTGGCGCCGGCATCGAGCGGCACGCCGGGCAGCGCGCCCTCGATAAACATCGAAAATTGGCCGATGTCCTCGAGGCTCTCCGGCGACAGTTCGACTTCCTGGAGTTGCCACGAGGCGTCGACGAACCCCGCCTCCGTCACCAGCCCCGCGTACTCCGTCGGCGTCCACCACCGCATTGCGGCCGGGCGATCGGCGTGGCTGTGTGCGACGCTGACGCCGTGCTGCTGGAGCAGCCGGGCCGCGCGGACGACCCACGACCGCCAAAACCGCTCCGTGCCCGGGACGTAACATCCTTTGAAGTACGTCGTGTTGAACCCGAGGACTCCCCCGGGACCCAAGACCGACCGGATCTCGCCGATGACCCGCTGCTTGTCGCCGATCAGGTGAATCGCATTGCAGAACACGACCACGTCTACCTGCGGAACGAGCCGGCTGAGGTTTTCGGCGCTCCCGTGGACGAACCGGACAAGGCTCGAGGCGATCCGCCGGCGCGCGCGATCAAGCTCCACAAGCGACGGATCCACGGCGTAGATGATCCCCCGCGTATGCTCGCGCATGCGGGCCAGCAACAACTCCGTGATCGCCCCCGGGCCGGACGCGAGGTCGACGATGCGCGGTCCCAGGGGGGCCAAGCGGTCGACGAGCCAACGATTGACGTCGGTGAAGAACGGATGGCGGGCAAACCGCCAAAATCCGAAACGGTCCTCGGGGGAAAACATGTCGGCGGAGCGCTGGGGATCGGAACTCGACATGTCCGCGGCTACATCAGGCCGGCTGCTCACAGGGCCTCCCCCGTGCGGCGTCCCCCCCATTATACCCCTGTGCCGCCCGCGGTGTCACGACCCGGCGGGACGTCCCGGCCGGTTCAGGCCCGCTGCCCGGCGGTGAGCGTCTGCACCGGGGCGGTCGTCACCCAGATCGGGTTCCGCAGGTACCGGCTCACCATCGCGCGGATCGGTTCCGGCAGCGTCGACGAGAACAGCACGGTCTGACGCGTGGACGGCGTGCGCACGAGAATCTGCTCCACGTCGGTGCGCAGACCCATCTTGAGCATGCGGTCGGCGTCATCGAGCACCAGCATGTGCACGCTGCGCAGCGTCAGCGTGGCTTTGCCGAGGTGCTCCAGGACGCGCGACGGCGTGCCGACGACGATGTGCGGTTTCTCGCGCAGCCGGGCCACCTGCCGCGCCAGCGGCTCGCCCGTGGAAATCGACACGATGCGCAGGCGGGTGTGCGCGCCGAGACGCCCGAGATCCCCCGTGATCTGGCGAACCGCATCCCGGGTCGGCGCGAGCACGAGGCCCTGCACGGCCTTGCTCCGCGGATCCAACCGCTGCAGCATCGGGATGCCGAACGCCGCCGTCGTCCGCGGCGCCGGGTCGGCCTGAGCGACGAGATCCCGCCCGATCGCCAGCGACGGAATCACCCGCGTCTGAATCGGCGTAGGCGAGGCCCACCCGAGTTCCTGAAGCGCCCGCTGGATACGGGGGTCCGCCAGGCCGTTGAATCCGTTGGTGTGGCTTTCCACTGCCATGTGCACGCCCCTCGCATCAGGTTCCGCGCCGTGCACCCGCATGCACCCGACCGGGAGATGCCGGGTACACAGAACACGACAGGGAGACGTCGCCTCTCCCCATCCATTGGAAGTTACGTCATGCGCAGCGCCGAGGTTTGAGTTGGTCGGTGCGCTTATTGTATCATGACCGTACGCGACGTTCAACCGAACCGAGGTGGCGAACACACGTGCGAGCCTCTCCCGATGCGGCGCCAGATCCCGGCGTGACGGCCCCCGAGGCCCCGGCCGCCCAACCGGTGACAGCCGGAATCGACGGCGACCACACGCCCGGCCCCGTCGCCCTCGACATCCGGCCCGCGGACGCCGTTCGCGCCGACGTGCTCGACACGTTCCCCTACGAGTATCCCGGATCGCCGGCCGTCGTGGAGATCGATACGGAGGAGTTCACGGCCGTCTGTCCATGGTCGGGACTGCCGGACTTCGGCCGCCTCGTGGTCCGGTATCTGCCGCGGGAACGCGTGCTCGAACTGCGGTCGTTCAAGTACTACCTGCTGTCGTACCGCGCCGTCGGGATTTTCCAGGAGCACGCGGCCAACCGCATTCTGAACGACCTGGTCCGCGCCTGCGCCCCGGCGTGGGTGGAGCTCGAGCTCGACTACCGCGTCCGCGGAGGCATCCACACGGTCGTTCGGGTGCGGTGGGCGGACTCGGGTTGAGCCGGCCCGCATCCGCACCGCCCCCGGCCGGGCCGGCCGGCGGCTCCGCCCGACAGCGAGCCGCCGTACGCGTGGCCGAGGGCGCCGTCATCGCGGCCGCGTATGCCGCGCTCACCATCTATCTCGCGCCGGTGGCCTACGGCCCGTATCAACTGCGGCTGTCCGAGACCCTCAAGCCACTG
This sequence is a window from bacterium. Protein-coding genes within it:
- a CDS encoding threonine synthase; translation: MNYLHHLECTACGATYSADELHTVCPACGKVLYPRYDLERARGELSRDALSGRPASMWRYHELMPVRDPANIVTLGEGMTPLLPMPGIRRKLGLRHVFCKEEGLNPTGSFKARGLSAAISRAMELGVRTIAMPSAGNAASAAAAYCARAHLDLYLVMPVDAPQTNKAECAAYGAHTYLIHGLITDAGRVLRQAGGGRGWFDMSTLREPYRVEGKKTLGYELAEQLDWRLPDVIIYPTGGGTGIVGMWKAFAEMEALGWIGPQRPRMIVVQAAGCAPMVRAYQEGKEKAEPWRDAQTIAAGLRVPEAIGDYLILRAVRESGGTAYSVTDGAILGDMRELAREDGVFACPEGAATYGALKAML
- a CDS encoding methyltransferase domain-containing protein, which translates into the protein MSSRPDVAADMSSSDPQRSADMFSPEDRFGFWRFARHPFFTDVNRWLVDRLAPLGPRIVDLASGPGAITELLLARMREHTRGIIYAVDPSLVELDRARRRIASSLVRFVHGSAENLSRLVPQVDVVVFCNAIHLIGDKQRVIGEIRSVLGPGGVLGFNTTYFKGCYVPGTERFWRSWVVRAARLLQQHGVSVAHSHADRPAAMRWWTPTEYAGLVTEAGFVDASWQLQEVELSPESLEDIGQFSMFIEGALPGVPLDAGANALKRTVRAAMGDAGLTGGVPRYWLQFIARAPA
- a CDS encoding DEAD/DEAH box helicase, giving the protein MAVESHTNGFNGLADPRIQRALQELGWASPTPIQTRVIPSLAIGRDLVAQADPAPRTTAAFGIPMLQRLDPRSKAVQGLVLAPTRDAVRQITGDLGRLGAHTRLRIVSISTGEPLARQVARLREKPHIVVGTPSRVLEHLGKATLTLRSVHMLVLDDADRMLKMGLRTDVEQILVRTPSTRQTVLFSSTLPEPIRAMVSRYLRNPIWVTTAPVQTLTAGQRA
- the queF gene encoding preQ(1) synthase produces the protein MRASPDAAPDPGVTAPEAPAAQPVTAGIDGDHTPGPVALDIRPADAVRADVLDTFPYEYPGSPAVVEIDTEEFTAVCPWSGLPDFGRLVVRYLPRERVLELRSFKYYLLSYRAVGIFQEHAANRILNDLVRACAPAWVELELDYRVRGGIHTVVRVRWADSG